The Candidatus Palauibacter soopunensis DNA window CCTTCTCGTCGCCCGCCGGGTCGTCCTGTCCGACCGTGGCAAACGCTTGATATTCGTCACAAATGAACACGGCGGGCCGCATGTAGCGTCCGGGACGCCGGGCGGCCTCGGCGGGCCTTCGGAGCAGCGCCTGCATCCACGCACTCTTGAGCAGCACCCCGATGGCGCGGGCAAGCGCCGGGTTCGCCCCGGCGGGCATATTGAGCGCCAAGACCTTGCCGCCCTCGATCAACTCGGAGAGCGGGGGCAGCCTCCTGCGGAGCCCCGGCATGGGCGGGACCCGCGCCGTGCGGTCCTCTTCGGCTGCTGCGCCGCCCTTGGGTTCCGGTTCGGAGACCGTCGGGGGCGGCGGGCAGAACACGGCGGCCACGTCCGGCTGGTCGAAGAGCGACAGGAAGACGGAGATCCCCTCGACGATCGAGGTGCGGAGCTTGGCGTCCAGCTTGGACCAGTCCTTGTCGTACCACCGCTCGACGGCCTCGACCCGTTCGCGGAGTTCGCTTCCGGCGGCTCCCTCGGGCTCCGTGGCGTAGGCGACCTTCAGTTCGGCGAGCCGCTCGCGGAGCGCGGGATCGAGCGGGTGGGCCGCCTTCCCCTCCTCCGGCAGCGCCCGCCAGTCCCAGTCTCCGAGCGCCTTGCGGTGCTTCGCGAGGTCCTTCCTCGCGATGACGGCGCGAAGCGGGCACACGCGGTCGGCGAGCGCCCTGGCCTCGCCGATCTTTCCGGCCAGGAGGTCGCCGTCCACCGTGCAGCGGTACACGTCCTGGAGCGTGACCCAGCCCCCGGGCAGGAGCCGGTGGAGTTCCACGATCCACCGCACGAGGTTGGTGTACGCCTGTTGCCAGAAGGGGTCCCTGCCCTTGCCGAAGAGCTGGTTGATGAGGGACGCCACGCCGTAGGCGAGCGAGTAGGAGTCGAGCAGCGGATCGTCGAGCGGGTTCCACCGCCACGAGCCGCCGAGCCCGATTTCGAGGTAGTCGTCCGCGCGCCCGGCGTCTTTGAGGATGCTTCGCACCTGATGGCAGAAGTCCCCTTTGACTTCGAGCACGAGCGCGCCCGCCCTGCGCTTGAAATCGTCCGCCCGCCAGTGGAGCAGTTGCCGGGCGAACGGGTACATGCAGGCCGTCGTCTTGCCGGTGCCGACCGCCCCGACGACGAGCACGCCGGTGTAGAGTCCCTTCTCGGGGACGACGAGCCAGGACGGCCGTTCGCTCTCCCGCGCAACGGTCGGGTGGTGCAGTTCGCCGACCACGACCGAGGGCGCATCGTCCGCGGGCGAGTTGGGCCAGTCGGGCAGCCTGCCCCGTCTCTTGAACCGGAAGAGCGGCTGGAACCAGACCCGCCAGACCGAGAGCGCGAGCGAGCCCGCGAGCACGACCAGGACGGCGGGCCACGCGTAGTGCCAGAAGCGGAGGACGGCGTGCAGGCCCGGATCGTGCCAAGCGATCAGGTCGAGGTACGGGTTCGCGTCCGGGACCGGGAACGGCGCCTTGAGCGCCCGCGCGCCGACCGCGCCGACGGCGGCCCCGATGATGGCCAGGGTGGCGGACTTCATCGGCGCAGCCTCCTTCCTGAAAGGATCGCTGGCTGGGAGCGACCCCGTGCGGGGCGGAGGGGCGTGGTGTGAATCCACACCTCGGCCCGAACCCGCACCAGGCCCCGCGGGCCTGGGGTCGCTCCCAGCCCCGCCGAAGCGGCCCGACCGGCAGCGCCCGGCCGGGGCGCGGCGGCGCAAGACGTTGCCGCGCCCGCGGATGGCCGCCCGCGTCCATGTGAATCGCTGGACGCTTCGACTGTGAATCGGCCCCCCGCGTCGATTTCACGCCCCGATACGGCCCTAACTCGCCTGGCGGTCATCGGTAGCGGGCTCCCTGGAGGCGGATCGTCCGCCATGTGGCGGCGCGGCTCACCGAGGCGCGCCCAGGCCTGCGGCGCGCGCGGTTCTCCAGCGCGACGCTCCGCTTCATGGCGGCCTGGAGGCCGCCGAACTCTTCGAGCACGTGGACGGCGCCCTCGATGATCGCCCGCTCGATCCGGGCCAGTTCCTCGGCCGTCCGCGCGTCCGGCTCGGCGGGGCCGGACCCCGCCTCGGCCCACCTGCGGATCACCCGTCCGGCCCGGTCGATCTCCTCCGTCGTCCGCGCCGCCGCGACGATCTCGACAACGCGGCCCTGTCCCCGGAGCGCGTCCCAGAGCCCCCGGTGCGCCGCACCCCACGAGCGGAGCGCGGTCGCGGTCTCGTGGCCCGGCTCGGCGTAGACGAACACGGCGCGCGTCGAGTCGAGCGCCACGGGCAGCTTGACCGGGAAGAACCGGCGCGTGTCCCCGGCCGCGCCCCGGTAGAGCCGGGACGGCAGGAGCGCGCGGCCGATGCCGAGCGCCTCGAACGCGGCGACCTTCTCGGGC harbors:
- a CDS encoding TraM recognition domain-containing protein — its product is MKSATLAIIGAAVGAVGARALKAPFPVPDANPYLDLIAWHDPGLHAVLRFWHYAWPAVLVVLAGSLALSVWRVWFQPLFRFKRRGRLPDWPNSPADDAPSVVVGELHHPTVARESERPSWLVVPEKGLYTGVLVVGAVGTGKTTACMYPFARQLLHWRADDFKRRAGALVLEVKGDFCHQVRSILKDAGRADDYLEIGLGGSWRWNPLDDPLLDSYSLAYGVASLINQLFGKGRDPFWQQAYTNLVRWIVELHRLLPGGWVTLQDVYRCTVDGDLLAGKIGEARALADRVCPLRAVIARKDLAKHRKALGDWDWRALPEEGKAAHPLDPALRERLAELKVAYATEPEGAAGSELRERVEAVERWYDKDWSKLDAKLRTSIVEGISVFLSLFDQPDVAAVFCPPPPTVSEPEPKGGAAAEEDRTARVPPMPGLRRRLPPLSELIEGGKVLALNMPAGANPALARAIGVLLKSAWMQALLRRPAEAARRPGRYMRPAVFICDEYQAFATVGQDDPAGDEKAFALTRQCRCIPIVATQSLSSLRSVLPSGEAWRTLVQTLRTRIFLSLSDEASAKIASEMCGSVMKTRASYTFTETTGRPEFSLLSGRAGGGRGSIGASKSFRRQSEPVFTPREFALLANYQAVCLPYDGVKSLPATRVYLKPHYLPRETGYWRLREEGRI